The window TCCTTGTCCTGTCGGGTGGCACGGTTTCTGGTTAGGTTGTTGATCCTTAATATTcttatgatttttatttatacactaTTAACTAATTACTTACCGGAAGTTTGTACGTATTGGGTTACCTATACAGATGGGGGATTCGATGGGAATTTGCTTTTCCTGTTGACTTTTAGTTATAATATAAGAATAATAATATCAGCACCTCAAAAAATTTCAGAATGGAAATTATACAACAAATTCATATAGAACCGAATTTTCATTGCTAATCGTAAAAGATGATTTTCTACCACAACACTCATGAAAAATATGAACTGTAAATAATTGCAAATTAAattcaaattaatgttattacttacttaaatattgGTCATTTATAATCATCAGAATCATCAATTAAAAGTCAAGTATATTAggtaatatgagcaaataacTCTTTGAATGAGATTACTTTGCCACGCATGAGCAGAAAAAACAACTTTTTTATCAGTTATCTCTTCTCAGTTTGTGAAGTAAAAAGAGAACCTTTCCCAGCTCGTGTGgtgaaaatacatatattattttagtaatatttcataattatctACAAATCGTAACTGTTAAGCGTTAACATTAGCATAAAGGCATTACACGCATCATTAGTACATTTAGCCAAGCATTATTGCTCGTCAGATATTTCGCAACCTAGTCCCGACAATCAATTTCTCTACGCGCCGAGCCGGAGGCCTATTGTTGCAGTAACAAATTGCTCGCGAGGGCTGTGCGAGATTCCTCACGGAATATAACCATAAGTTTAGCGAATCGCGTACGTCGATCTCATCGGACAGCGGCGCTGTCGTCGGCGGAATTCGATTTATCGCCGGCCACAGCGGCCCGTTGTATGCGCAGGCGCAGGACTTTTGTTCCTACCGCTTCTCAAACACTTGTTTCAGATGAACCAGCATATTCCATAGAACTAGATTATTCCGGTTATAAAGTTAAACACATGGAGCATAACTTTAGGGAAGGAACGTCACAAATCTGGCTTGTCTATAAATGTATTTGACCCAGCACAGCACGGTTTGGAATTTCAAACTTGAAAACTAAAGACTAAGCAGACTTACGGCAAGGTCTAAATAAATAGgctataaataaatgaatattagtTCAACTCGTTcccatacatattacataaacaATTGATAACATAACGGCATTGTTATATTGCGTCACCGTTCCGCAATTCCGGTGCAGAGTGCTGTCTATGCTGCAGGTTGGCAAGCAGAACACGTCCCATCCCCCTTCAACAACCAACCTTCAGCAAACCTTCGGTCAGAACTTAGCGCACGCCAGAGAGCTGAAGTTTACGTAGTGTGCGACCTCAGCTATTAGTTATATCAGAATACGAAGTTACAAATGAGACGCCCCGAAGACCACGTAGTTCGGCAAGCCTTGGCATTGCCGAACAGGGAAGCGACCAGACAAGGAAGACCTAAAGCCACGTGGTGGTCTACAGTGACCCGCGACTTGGAACGAGCCCAACTTAACCCAAAGACAACTCAGGACAGACGGTCCTGGCGCATGAGAacgaggagagccgaccccaaataaTGGGAATAAGGCAaagagaaagaagaagaagaacacgGAGTTACAAATATGCTGGTTCATTGGAGATACTTCTGTGGTTAGCTGGTTAGTAATCGATATACGTGGACAGTGCGCAGCCAGGGCTATCAGCACGCGATCTGTCGCTTACTGCGCTAACGAACTCGTTTACTTACTGCTATATAGGTAGGGTGCACTTCATTGACAACATCATCCATCATTCATTTGACGTGTAGGCACAATTTAGGAATtcatttcaattttaatttgGTATTAATTTTGCTGCAGTAAGCTTacataattaagtaggtacataattaagtTTGATAGTAGTTACCTACCATGTTTTCACTCTGTTCGCTcccttatgtacctacatacctcCACCTACACAAGTTATTTCTGAATGAAGTAACAATAAAAAGCGTTGGTGTCGACATTAGGAAAACATCGTGCATGAGGAAACCTGCAAACATctacgaagaaattcaaaggtgtacgAGACTAAAGCCTAAAgaaagccctctcgcgcatgagaggaggcctgtgcccagcagtgggacgtatataggctgaattattattattggtgTCGACAATAAACAGACAGGAAATACTTCAACTAGGTACTTCTCGCAGAAATACCTTAGCTCGTTCCAAGTCGACCAAGTTAGGTTACATTACTCACATAATACATACAACATACTTACAGCACAAAAGCCTAACACCGACTCAAAAATTGTGAACgatgtcagtaaaaaaaaagattttcttATTATCACCATCCTAAGATCATGTTTCCATTTTGCTAATATGCAGCTGTACATGTGAATAAAGTTTTTGTATAAGTCCGTCCACATACCTACTGACATTGTTTCGCCCTACAAATGTTACTATAGCATTCTCATGTAGGTAGTTAGTTATAGGGTATCAATGAAACAGTGGCAGCCCTGTTATGGGGAGCCCGCAAATTAGTAGAGGAGATTGAGTACATGAGGTGTCGGATTACCCGCGGGCGAGGGCCTTGGCCCAGCCTCCGACCCCATACATTGCGGTTTCCTTCTAACAATTAATTGACAGTCTATTGGACATATTGATCGGAGTATCgtaaatataattataggtGTAAAGGGGCCTTAAGAAGTTAGACATAAATATTCACTTATCCATTTGGCGGTAAATTTTAACGACGTCTGTAAATTATTGCCCTTTATGAGCACTAATCGGTTGCGAATGTTGTGATGTACTTTTAGGGTTTTGCGTGAGTTAATATTGTAAGTACGTGATTTAAATGAAAATTACATAAACTATGATTGCAGTATGGCCCGCACCCACATATAAGCTTTATAGTTTTTACAATAGAATAGCAAGTTCCCATCAGATTCGTGCTATCGAGGTTCCACTTTAGTCAAAATCATACGAGAAAATCCAAAATCTTTGCAGAACCCAAAACTATTGAAAGCTATGCTTTAAGGATGAAAGGGACTCGAGAACTTGTATGGATGTACAATTAATTATGCGACTATCTTAATCAATTAACGATTCCACAAGCCCGGAGAGCCGTCGGGCGCTGCCAAGATTTATACCAAGTAATTTCGATCATACTGCATACTTACTCAGTAATAATATCCCTTTCCTCTCGCCTGATAGTAATTACTGTTGCCCGGTATCATCATCTCCGGACTTCCATCGACATGGATGGTaaattagcaaaaaataatGGTCAGCGGCCGCTTTGAGCTGTGCGAGGCATATGCGGTGCGGCAAGTAAGCCCTGACTTACCGAATGCTCGCTTAAGAGTAACCAGTGTAAGAATATTCTCTACATCTGTAGCCACAATGCCTCATTAGGGGGCCAAGGACAAAGCTACggtgacaatcgtacatcgataaatgccaaatgataagaaaaatgTATTAAGATGACAGAAGCTACGAAGTCTTGTGACTTTttgcatacattatttaagtttcgtttTCTAtctctatcaacgattgtcatttGGGCCATGGTCCAGCCATCATTTTTATACCGGATAGTTGAGACGAGCTCTCGGTATACGACGTAAATACAGAGCTTGTCCTTGCGCACCATTGCGGGTAATGAGCGAAATTGAACCCGCAGAGCAGAGGTTTAGGGTCGAACATgatgcaattttatttaataagtgCAGTTAGTTGCAACTTATACAGGAGTATAAGTACAGGAGTTACAGGACATCATATACCAACTTTAAAAAGAGAGGAAATAATGCAAATGGAACCTAACCAAGTAAACACAAGTGAGGTACAGTTATAGTTACGTAAACAGTAGAGGTAGAGGTAGGCTAtcttaataagtaggtaggtatttaaaacaTAAGTATTGCAGCCAGGATTTACTTAGTCAATATTATAAACGAAAAGGTCACTGAACTTTTGTAAGATTTCTCCAAACCTTTGCAGCTACGAGAGTTCATGTTGTTTGTAGATGTCTGTCGTTCAAAAGTCTTTCATTTTTTCTCGTGTCTGAATTCAAATTAATTTTGAGTCAGGCAAACTCTTAAAGGtacgtaaatatatattaaatgcGAGTTTTTGGTTCATTGTAGTTATGAAAAATCTTAATAAACTTAATTACCAAAATCGACTAATAATGAGAAAGTTAACGGACGTTAAGGGGAGGCTTAATTTTTGTTATCTGTGTTGAATATCTTTGTAATTTTTACACCCTTCTCGGAGTTCTCGGCTTTGACGACACGAACGATGCACTTTTTGATGCtcactaaaaaaaatacacacaaaCCTACGAAATATTTGAGCTGTTTCCGCTAACAGCAACATAAATTGATGACGGCCCAACGACCAGGAGAAACACTTCAATCATTACTAGATATTCTTTGAAGTAGCAGTAAAGCATTCGTTTCTGTTTACTATTGTCCATTGCGCCATGCACTTAAACAGTGGCAGCTGGGTAAGGTAAGAATAAGAACGCTTTCCCTGAAACTATGAACGTAAACGTGGAATGTTTTACAACAATATGAAACAAATGAGGTCGTGTTTTCGTACAATAGAGGGCATTGTTATTCAGAAACGTTGATTGTAATACCAATTCAATATTCTTGCCGATTCGCGTGCGCGGATGAGCGAGACGCGACGGTAAAACACTCATTATGatataattaagtaggtaggtacctacctaaatataattttgtagaAAATAATGAAATGGTTTGGTTAATATGGCCCGGTTTGCAGGggaaaatgtaggcgcgacgCTGCGCGAAGGGATaatgtcccatagaaaatttgaatttcgcgccttgtTCTACAGGCAAAGtggtttgacagactataattaatataatacttacatataaaaacAATCTTAATATATTGTTACCTACGCAATGCAACGGATGATAGttattaggtacataaattGATAATGCAAATtaatggaaaaaaatatttataaacagtaAAATGccctaatataaaaataatattacaatcttaggtacctaagtattaatTGTAATACTGACTGGCAGATACTAAAGAAACCTCTGCAATCTTCGCAGGTGTCAAGTAGAGCGGCTCAATATAATTAAAACCATTTGCGTgaacttttattaattttgtacaaattaataatcctttttgcacctttttttatacagaaatcgcattttatttttacttaaatgtaaagtTGCGTTCGAGAGTTGAACAAGGTACAGTCAGGATCAAAAGTAGAGCATCCAACTACGCGCAAAAATTATCTTGACTACCTTAAAAATTTACTAAACGTAGTATGACTCtattatgtaaaattattttagcgtTTTCATCCGCTTGTATTCCTGCTGACTGTACGGTAAGACACATCACTTCATTGTGTATTTTATATACTAcgtactataattttattaaggtATGTATCACATcataaaccattttttttttaatttgagttatttttatattaagatAGAACGTCTTCCTAATACTATAGAGGACGACTTCGGGGGAAAACGGAATGTTTTTATTAACCATTTGGTCGAGTTGTTCCTCGTCATATTCAGAGAACGAATTCAAGGTCGACGTTTAATTCAAACAATCGTATTATAAATCGGGCTTAAATTATTGATTCAAAAGAAGGTTTATTTTCAGTGTGCGTTCTAGGTAGGTGCTTAGAAACGGATGTGGCCGGCTGGCGCTTCCCGAGTGGGCTTTAATTTCCTGTACTATACACGGTGGGATTGAGAGTGTCAACATGTCAGTGAACTCTAGAAAAGTTGTAATAACCATTGTAGTGGTGTTCATTATTTGAACCGTGTTAAGGTTCCATGTTACTCTTATTTTTTACATACACAACAGTCTCTCTAGGTTTCAATAATACAAAATACACGAGAAAACACATGAAGCTGAGCAGCATGCTACCGATGATTATCTTTACTATAAAATCACGCCACCAatcatttaatttattgtttataCCGGCCCACAGACCCGTGAATACCACAATCTCTATAGTACACACTATGATCCAAAACACGTGCCATACCCGCACGTGACGGAAGCGAATTTTAAACTccattaaacaaaataaataaataaatgctagAAATATGTAAAACCCCCTTCTCACTGTACTAGCTTGAGGGACTATTAAAAGAAGTAAAATTATTTGGTAGTGCGAGAAAAGAACTATGATCGCAGCAAAAGGGAAAAAGTTAATAAAAGCTGCCATAGAGAGCAGTCGGGAGATAAAGAACATGTGCCAGCCTAGGAAATGGACTAGTGCAGCTGACGCGTCTTGAGGTTCGAGACCCCGCATGATGAGAGGGCCGGGAACATGACGTGGGACGTCAGGCTCGTCTTTAATCTCTTCGATATGTCTCCGCCGAGGAGGCGCGGATAACCAGGTTGGTATAGATTCCGCATTCTCTACTAACTTCTCGGCCCACATCGAGAGAGTGCCTGGTCTAGGAGCAGGCATAGCCGGTGGCGGAGTTACGCATACTTCTTGTATAGTGTATTGTGTGTCTCTCCGACGAGGTGCGACTCTCTCAATTATAGAAATCGGCCTCATATACTCATCCTCGCTATTTAATGAAGAAGTTCTACGCGATACTTGGCTCACAGGTATTGGTGGTAAATATTCGGAACTTGAATCGGTACAACATCCCTCATCATCGAAAAACGGTTCAGTAATATTAGAGCGCGGAGAAAACTGAATCATATCGCTCGTAGCCTTACTTCTACTGTGGTTCGACCTTTGTGATATTACAGACGTTCGATGAAGTGGCGATAATGTTTCGTAAATATTTTCCTCTTCCGTTTCTTGTTTCTGTTCTTCAACTTTGTTAACTAGTTCGGTTTTTTCATTTGCAGAGTTTTCCAGCTCTTCCGAATAAGTCTTCCATGGATAATGACGACCACAAAGTTTTTCGCGTTCAAACCTTCTATATACAGTGGCCGTGCTAGCCATCCGGAATGAAGACATCACTACACTCACCCATACTAAGGAGACTGAAAATAGAAAAAAGCATTTGCACTCAAtataaagataaataaaatacgcTACTTAAGATAAAGGTAAGCTAATGCCTTGTTACATTAAGGTCAGATAATTCAGGGAATATGCCTCAAAATATAAGAGATAAACGTGCCATaacataataggtaggtaagtacgaAAAGAAGAGGACGTTTATCATGCAAGGTGCTATGACACTCTAAATTGTAGATACCCTGAATACAAACGTGTGAATAACCACACATTGCCTACCTATTAATGCAGAAGAAAAATATCAAATCTTACATTTTTCGAAGTTAGGATCTGAATAACGGTTCATCAGGTCCAAAACGTTCACAATGATATGTGGAGCCGAATGAATAAATGCCTGAAGGAACAAATAGAGCTCCATCGGGGAAGGGGCCTTGGCTATCTGTATGGCGTTTCGGGTACGTTCGTCGTCTTCGTCTCGAGCTGCACAAACGGCTTCCACCCACCAGAACACTTGGTGGCAGTATctaaaatgcaaaaatatagGTGTCTCTTGTGCAGATATATCCGTACTCTAGTATACGTACTTACATTACGATGTCATCAAATATATGTTAAcgcttttgcaccttactccttcgtaataaggcgaaaaatgtatacatatctttgacgacgactgtacttaagtaggtacaattcTTTCAAAATCATCACCTGCCAATTGCAGCAATCGGAAATAACAAAAAGTTCCCAATCTGTataaatatccattttaaatCGTTTTTCTCTATCTCAATAGAAATAGCCGAGTCTTCAGTCTGTAGTCCTGGAGGTGGTGACGCTAATGTAAATACCAAGCTTAACAAGGCAGGTAACACCATTAAAATAATCAGGAAAATCCCGatgctgaaaaaaaaaatgattgttAAATCTCGGCTTCGTAAATAATACAAAGCTTtgtatgttttaatttattttgaaataataatCAACCAGGTGCTGACTGAGTAGCATTTTACTTCGTCTTATTTGCACAAATAGTTACGGCTCGAGTAGAAGCTCTTCACGTCTTTTGTTTTTCTATAAGTGCCTGTCGTGACAAGCACGAATATCTAATGTCACAATACAAATTTCCTAGCGGCAACACTGAACAGCGCCCTCTTAGTGGAACTGTGGTAAGTTATTCCAATGTGACAAGTTGCAAGGTAAAAACCAATATGGCGCGAAGCGTGCGAGTGCATAAAAGTGTAATATACAGTGAGGAAGCCCACAGCTGTCCTGAGTCGCCTAAAGCTAAGTATTTTATGTTACTTGGTGCTCGCAGTGGTGGTATGGTTTCTCTATGCAATGATCTCCTTTATCCAAGAGCAGTAAGTTCATATGAGGTTAGCTTGCCGCGGGATCTGCCGTGGAAGCTATTCCTGAGACCATCTTAGGTAAGGCAAACTAGGTTTCTCTGTCTGGGTATGACTTGATGTGCCCCAGGCTTTCGTCTCCACCTGGGTAGAGTAGATGCGCCCCAGTGTGCGAGAGCCGTGGCGGTTTCGGCTGCACGGCTAGAGGCGTGTCGATGTGCGGCAGTTGCCTCGGCTCGGATGTTAGGCGTCCGGGTTATCCGACCATGTGTCGGCGGACCCCCCGCGGGGGGGGTCCTTAGAACCTTCATCAGGCCTTGTAAGATGGTTCTCTTTTGTTGTAGAGATAAGTTATATGTATAGAAGGTGATGGTTGTATGAGAATACCATATTCATGAGCAATTAAACCCACAGATCTCGGGGTCAAACAACCAGCCACCATAAAGTAAAGCGAAGCAGACTGAGGCTCCTCTGGCCCAAGAGAAGTGGATCAGAGAGAGCGAGGATAAAGAATCCTTCATAAGAGATGAAGGTATGTATGCCAAGCATTCTGTTTCTTTTACACCCCCACAccacaaacaataataaataagtggCCGCCTTTCCCCCTTTTACGGTCTTATTTGTATACCGTAGGTGGCTGGGGGAGAGGTGGCCACAATGGTGGTTAATGCTGGGATCCAGTAGATAAGGAATTAaggcttataatataaataaagaatGCAAGGCATACATTTCAATATAATCAGACATCTTTACTAACAGAAatcatagatggcgctactgGTAACAGAAGCTGCGAGATATTCTTTTTTACGAATATATGTTTGAAGTGTTTTCTTACGAAGTCTGGTTCGGCATTCATTTAGGCTCGTT is drawn from Cydia fagiglandana chromosome 4, ilCydFagi1.1, whole genome shotgun sequence and contains these coding sequences:
- the LOC134663600 gene encoding uncharacterized protein LOC134663600 isoform X1, with protein sequence MVICKLDSEVSGEFLGWELPTWTALLLHRVLPSCAGLVVYLTLICFDIALVCEHFLSNDRGIGIFLIILMVLPALLSLVFTLASPPPGLQTEDSAISIEIEKNDLKWIFIQIGNFLLFPIAAIGRYCHQVFWWVEAVCAARDEDDERTRNAIQIAKAPSPMELYLFLQAFIHSAPHIIVNVLDLMNRYSDPNFEKFSLVWVSVVMSSFRMASTATVYRRFEREKLCGRHYPWKTYSEELENSANEKTELVNKVEEQKQETEEENIYETLSPLHRTSVISQRSNHSRSKATSDMIQFSPRSNITEPFFDDEGCCTDSSSEYLPPIPVSQVSRRTSSLNSEDEYMRPISIIERVAPRRRDTQYTIQEVCVTPPPAMPAPRPGTLSMWAEKLVENAESIPTWLSAPPRRRHIEEIKDEPDVPRHVPGPLIMRGLEPQDASAALVHFLGWHMFFISRLLSMAAFINFFPFAAIIVLFSHYQIILLLLIVPQASTVRRGFYIFLAFIYLFCLMEFKIRFRHVRVWHVFWIIVCTIEIVVFTGLWAGINNKLNDWWRDFIVKIIIGSMLLSFMCFLVYFVLLKPRETVVYVKNKSNMEP
- the LOC134663600 gene encoding uncharacterized protein LOC134663600 isoform X2, with protein sequence MVICKLDSEVSGEFLGWELPTWTALLLHRVLPSCAGLVVYLTLICFDIALVCEHFLSNDRGYCHQVFWWVEAVCAARDEDDERTRNAIQIAKAPSPMELYLFLQAFIHSAPHIIVNVLDLMNRYSDPNFEKFSLVWVSVVMSSFRMASTATVYRRFEREKLCGRHYPWKTYSEELENSANEKTELVNKVEEQKQETEEENIYETLSPLHRTSVISQRSNHSRSKATSDMIQFSPRSNITEPFFDDEGCCTDSSSEYLPPIPVSQVSRRTSSLNSEDEYMRPISIIERVAPRRRDTQYTIQEVCVTPPPAMPAPRPGTLSMWAEKLVENAESIPTWLSAPPRRRHIEEIKDEPDVPRHVPGPLIMRGLEPQDASAALVHFLGWHMFFISRLLSMAAFINFFPFAAIIVLFSHYQIILLLLIVPQASTVRRGFYIFLAFIYLFCLMEFKIRFRHVRVWHVFWIIVCTIEIVVFTGLWAGINNKLNDWWRDFIVKIIIGSMLLSFMCFLVYFVLLKPRETVVYVKNKSNMEP